Genomic segment of Vanacampus margaritifer isolate UIUO_Vmar chromosome 13, RoL_Vmar_1.0, whole genome shotgun sequence:
GATCCCACCGTGGGAGGGGGGCACATGGAATACAAAGCTCTGCGTGCTCGCCCGAGCAGCTCGGGGAGATTTCCCACAGCCTCCTGAAACAATCTCTGCACTCGGACCCCTCACGGACGACATGAGGGCAACTGGGATGTGACTCGATTCATAAACCACACACCcgctttttttgcaacaccccccctccccctccccctcctctcttTTTGCTACGATCAAGATTCCGTGACCCTCTTTGTGTCGGACGAGGCTTAACGCAGGAGGGGGTGGCTTTTGCTGGGCCGGCTGTTGCGCCCAGCTGCTCCGCGGGGTCGGACAGCGATGGCAGCCGGTCGCCCGCAGGCACAGGACCACCCGCCCGAGAACGGCTTCACCCCGCTGGATCAGCCGGCACCCAGGCTGCTGCCGCACATCGACGCCTCGGTTCTGCCGTCTCTCGGGGGGTTCGGGAGGCACCAGAAGCAGCTCGTCGTCCTGACCTGGATACCGGCATTGTTCATAGGCTTTAGCCAGTTCTCGGATTATTTTCTCCTGGCGCAACCCAACGGCACGTGTTTGCAACCTTTGGCGAACGATAGCAAATGGACCGCGGAATCGTACCCGGCAACCGGCGTCGGTACCGGCGACGTGCCCGCGCTTCAATTCCAAGTCAACGGCACGGGGGATGAAGACGGCGACGGCGGTGGTGATGTGCTGTGCGCGTGCAAGGAGAGGACGTTGGAGCTACACACGGGACTCAGTCAGAATGTGGTTACCAAGGTAACGAGAGGCACGACACCATTTAAGGGGGCACAAATCTTCACATCCGTCAACCATTTGCTGCATGCCTTCAGCATCAAGACAACAGTAGCATCTGATACAAAGACAAACGGGTCTCACCTACTGACCTCAATTTGAATGTTGGATGTGTTCGCCACTGcacccccccctaaaaaatgcaaatcggtcgggccctagttTCCGGGTACTTTTGGCCTGCTAAGTCAGAAATGGCATCCGTTTCATTGAATTGGGTCTCATTTTTGagttatcaacatttttgacaattaaatGATGGATAAAATGTGCTTTGACAGTCAACAAAATGTACTTTGATCGTTCCTAAGAAGTAATTTGCGCTTCGAcgttgcctgctttttcatttgttcactgccaatattgacaaattttcaaaattttggatTGATTTTTACATGGTTTGTGTTGAATGAagataaaatttgtaatcttttgcatgtccaaaaaattggagatgagacttctttgtgaaaaagctccttgcaaggatgatttattacagagatctccggtcacgcagttgaatatcacgtaaagagtgccatccaagagtgcgtgcccccccccccccccccctcctgagAGACAGCTCTTTATTACAATCccagtttgtacagaaaaacgcctcttctcctcccctTTGAATAAGacaacagattggttctcacaataTGTTATGTTGATCTGCACCTGTTCATTTTTTTAGACATAACAGATTCTCAGTGTGCCAGTTTGCACCTTTTCtccccaaaacagaatctcaatatgtcAGATTGAACTTGACAGCTCCTGATGGTAGTGGgaacagcgtgtgtgtgtgtgtgtgtgtgtgtgctttgaactttctcacgcaggacactgaaaagaaattttagacaaaaacaaggcaccagataggttaaggtcgagttatattgagtttaacattatttcacctgctctacacatctataactaaattcaacatggttaaaatataaaataaagaagtaaaaatgttaataatgttacatttgcaaaaaaaagtccaaaaaatcttgaaaagaCATCTAAAGCCTGATCAAAGTTGTAGCTAAAGAGAATACCAATGTCGTAAGTTGCGTATTATTagctcttaaaaaaagaaggaatatctgaaaaaaaataagtcattttttgaTGAAGCGGCATCAAAATACCCGAAAATGTTCTCAGTTTCTTGACACCAAAATGTGTGTTATCATCACCTCcaactccccccccctcccccccccgtTTACATGAGAACAATTTGATATCTTTCATTCTTTTAAACATttacatgatgatgatgtttaggagggcaaaaacatttgaacagtGCTTTCAGTCTCGACATCTCCAGCGAACTCTCCATTGACTCTAATGCAGTTGACATCATTTGAATAATTCATCGATTTTTCTGCCATTATGTCGAGCCGCGTTGTTTTTCCAGCCTTTTTAGTTTCtcaccttctttttttcatcctgCTTCGCCACATATTTGCTTCTATGTGGGGGGTGACGTGTAAATGACGCGCGAACGTCTGTTCAAGACCGATCGTAATCGGGCACGCACACGCGTCCTTGTCTGACTTTCAAATGGTGGGAGCTGCTTTGCGTGTTCAGCGACTCACGTGGATTTGAAAAGAGCGGAAAGCCGCCACTTGATAATCGATAAGCGCACGTCACCGCACCGTGTCCGTCCTGCAAATGCTCGGTAAAGACGCCACTTGGAAACTTGCAAACTGTTCTCAGATGTTTACGTTGCTGCTCGTTGTACTCAAAAGCTGAGAAATGTCTTTTGAGATTTTTCTTGTGTTTGTGCTTGCAGTGGAACTTGGTGTGCGACTCGGCCTGGAAGGTCCATATTGCCAAATTTTCTCTGCTAGTGGGTTCCATATTTGGATACCTCGTGATGGGTATCATGGCCGACTGGTATGTTTCTTTCTTCTCCATTCCTGTTGtctgtttttaactctttgactgccagacgttttcagaaaagggatgccgtgggtgccagccgatttaagcatttttgactgatctttcaaggtccacagaaaattatgtgtttggactatggaaacacacatactaccaaatgaaatattggactctcatctttcatcagaaaaaaaagtttgtttctaccttattccgtttttcagtaatcaacaatagaaaatggttagtttcacctctgttttgaaaaaaacgtcttttaacatctttggcactccataggattttattaaacgttatttaacgtttttggcagtcaaagagttaataagttAGGGCTGCtccattatggaaaaaaaaaaattggtaatgATTGAAATCATTATCtttcaaacgattatttttttgtcacgaAACAAGAAAGtgtttaaacatttacaaatattaagacaaatgcaacattttggAACACTATTATTACcgtatgtaagttccttttggaccaagcaagatttttttaaactagtcattttaaaacaaaaaaaggtgcaaatgtaaacaactcaaaatgagcattaatacatttattttggattttgtaataattgaaattgtaattgaatttcaatcaATTGCACATCCCTGCATATAATAAGTCATATGGAGCATTCCAGAAACGTTTGCACATATTGAATAATTGACTAACTTATAGGTAATAACTTTTCTCTGTGGCAGCATGAATATTATGTGCGCACGTTCGCCGACACatggacacgcacgcacatgcacttAAGGGACCACCACGGAAATAAGACGATggctttattgtgtttttatcctTTTGGCAGCAGTTGTGTcgatgtatgtttttattaggggcgtcaggcgatggaagtttttattcataattaatcgcatgacttcaatagttaactcatgattaatcgcaaatttgatatctgtttggaatgtacaataaagttttcatactcttgttaacataaaagtgggatttttttttttagcaattttataaaaattcataaaatttagttaaaattaaaaaatattttttaaaaaaattctgccactagatggcataattgcatttgcaagaccTTAGTGACGGCTCagtgcgtttttcttttcatattaagagctatcttataaagtaacttgtgaaattgatcacatttttaaaattgtaaaccacaacttgaccccagtctccgcaaatatatgcatttttattcttaCATTTAttgctgctcaattttgacgtgggcgtgtctgctgcgttgcgactggaattccatCAGTACACGctttacaagtaaaaaaaaatgagtgttgtTCATCTGAAAATGAAGGCAGTCATTTTGACCCCCTAGTTTTTATACATGCGATGCTTTTCATCAGGACACAAATTTGctgtttagtttgttttgatGCCATATTTTCTTTCCGTGTTATATTTTATGACAGCAAAAAGTGAGTTTCAAGACTCTTGATATCGGGACCTGTGAGAAAGCCAACTGAACTGCCTTGTTGGCAAAATAAAGCCTAAGCATTGTGTCTTGGATCAGTAACTATGGAAACCATGTCAAGAAATGGCTTCACGGTGTTTCTAATATGACCCACTGAGCAAAAAACGTCCCCCCCTCAAACTAGAGGCCCGCGTCGTCTCGGCCAAACAATGGGCCGATTTGCCTTGTTGACGAGATTAGCGTGGTTCTATTCTGGGTTTGCTTTTAACCACTTTTGTCTGCTCTTTGTGTTTCTTCTTCTCTCTGCTTCCAAGGTTCGGTCGCCACCCCGTGTTGATTGTCTCTGTGCTCTTCATGCTGGTGTTTGGTTTGAGTGTTGCCTTCTCTGTAAATGTCACCATGTTCAGCACCTTGCGCTTCTTTGAGGGTTTCTGCTTGGCGGGcctcgcgctctctctctacGTGCTCAGTAAGTACACGCCTGCCTGACGCACACTTGCCGGCTATTGGCTCTGCTCCCTCGCGCCGGGTTTCTATTTCCTCTCTGTCATCACTGCAGAATGTTTCTGGTATGAGAAGGAAgagcagagaaaaaaataacagatgCTAAAGTCattgcaatgtttttatttggttttattttgattcaaatcGTGTGGTTTTCCCTCCGCTTGACCTCTGTGCTGGCAGCACGCTTTGTGAAAGAGGAGAGGGGAAGCAAAAGAAGTAAAGCCTCACCTAGATCACGaagagtacaaaaaaacaagaaaataatgatgaaatacttacaattcttttttcattttagtttctcTGAtatgtggcaaatccaagtccagtcTAGAGagtaaaacccctgccacagtttggctttagctagctagctcctatggtgttcctttacctgctagggagctagctagctaggtagcatcaggggttaaagccaaactgtggcagggtttttactttcaggtgctagctagctagctccttagctaaCTCCCaaggtgctcgtttacctgctaaggtTTTTACGTACTGGACGTGGATTGCCACCTCTGTTCGTTTCTCATCTAGTTTTCTGAAggtttactttttttgtcaatgcCAAAATGTGTACTGCCAATCTAGAacacacgtttttttgtttttttttaataaattcatgaaaatgtccggttggcattgacGTGACTAATAGGAAGTGAAGGGCACTGTGTGACTGCAACTGGTActacaatttcaaggccggggcgagtgtccttttttggggggggaaatgggaatatggtcaccttACCATAGTCGAAACGGCTGAATTTGAAAATGTCCGCTTCACATTTCCAATATGTTTTCAGACTTTGAATGTAGGCACACTCTACTTCTTGTTAATGTCATCGTCACAATATGGTCTTAATTAGAACAAGGTCTGCCGTGTGGTTCTTATTGCATGCATGTTAACAGAGAAACTGTTCTGACATTCTTCCTACCGACATCCAAATTCTAAATCTATTTGATCTCTGTCCCTTTCCAGTTTCACTGAATCCTTCCTTTTAGAACCTCTTTCATTTTATTcggcgctctctctctccctggCGACAACGGTTTTATTAttagcacacacgcacgcgcttATTTTGTTGAGCTCCATTTGAAAGCTTTCATCATTTGCTTCTCTCGCTACAGCAAGCGGTCCACCATCAACTCTCAAATGTGCCGACGCTGCGCATATTCGGGTCTGGCCGCCGTTTGGGACGTGTTTACGAGTTGCTAATTGAGGAGCTTGCAGGGCCGTCCTAAGGGAGCTCTTAGCAGCCAGCTCCTTCCTCCTCATCTTTGtttcttcattttaatttgagGATGGGCTGCTTTGTTTTGTGACCACTGAACTCCGGTGCTGTAAGATTGTGTTGATAAcaattgaaaggaaaaaaaggggcagaggtggcaagtccaggtccagaaagtaaatactctgccacagtttggctttagccgcttgtgctagctagctagctatgtcaTCAAGTTTgcttgtgcccccccccccccctcctcacacacacacacacacacacacacacttgtgtctTTGTTTTCACCAACTGTTCATTTCAGGAAGCGCCTGgtgaatgagtgtgtgtggggggggatatGGATGGTTCATGGGGGATGGGACTCGGGTGAGAGAAACACTTGAGTGGTGAGACGAGGCGGGAGGGGGCCGGGGGATGTCAGTTGAGTGAGGCGATACCAGGATGAGGGGAGGATAGGGGGGCGAGGGGGGGTGGGGCACTGAGATAATCAGCACAAGTAAGACCATTCTGCTACTCAGCTAGAACAAAAGGTCTGTGCCATCCTGTGTgccgtttgtgtgcgtgtgcgtgtgcgcatgtgtgccGTATCCCAATCGAGATGGCAGCAGTTGAAACCACCACAGGGAATTGgggattgtttttcatttgtccaGCTCAGACTTGATGGCGGATATTGTTTGTTCAGCCATTTTTTCCGAGAGACCTCGTGAAACTTGTGCCATGTTTGGAGATTGGTggttgtattttgtgttttaaatagCTCTTTATCTAGACGAAACGGGACAGCATGCTATATAGCAGCAGGCTAACCAACACGCCAAagtggcagccatgttggaaGGGGCAACAAAAAGGGAAATGCTGGCATAAATGTTGAAATTAAGTCATAACGTGTTCatttacagaggtggcaaatccaggtccggaaagtaaaaaccctgccacagtttggctagctagctagcttcctaaaaggtaaacaagcactgtgggcgctagctagctaaataagGGATAACTgatgtacatttattttaacattgacgaaaatatttgtatttagttttcgttaacgaaatgaACACTATTGTACATGAAGCCCCTCCCACCCTCCTCCTCGTCTCACAAATATGAAGGTCACTTTCATAAAGCGCTTGCCACGTGGACTACACCTTTTAAACGGCATCATCTTGGATGCAGAGGTGAGGAAATGGCTGCTGAGTCAGATGAGCCGACCCTTTTAAGCAAAATGGATTTGCTGAAAAGCAAGCGTGACCTCAATGGATGAATCAATACCAAAAGTCCCCAATTATTCAGAAAGGACATTCAGGACCGGCTCCACCAGAATACAATTTTATGACGGTGACAATTGCAGCGTAAAGCTTCAAGATATTTTTTCCGATCATTTCACAGGATTTGTATtcctttattttgtcatttcagGGGTTGAGCTTTGCTTGCCCGCCTGGCGTTTCTCCATGACGATGGTGGCCAGTTTCCTGATGGTGGCGGGGCAGCTGCTGATGCCCGGCGTGGCCGCGCTGTGCCGCAATTGGCCGGACCGAGACGACTGGCAGCTCCTGCAAATTGTAATCATAAGCCCGTTCGTCTTGATGCTGCCCTACGTCTGGTGAGTTGTCTTGTTGCTTTGGCAAAACCGTGGCATGACTTTGCGCTTCATTTCTATGCGTCTTTTCCCCCCCCTGCAGGATTTTTCCCGAATCATTACGCTGGCTGTTGACCACTCAGCACTACCGACGCTCAAAAGATATGATGCTGCGCATTGCAAGGAGGAACCAAGTTGACATGACAAGTGAACCCAGCAGAGTTCTTTCAGGTGAAACATTTTGCGGACGGGCTCAACCGTCAACATCAGGAGCTCAAACCGAAAGTAGTGAGTAGTGAGACTGACATTTtgtttcagggccgataccgattattagtaggcaaggaagccgataaccgatatttggagctgatattcttttgcagtgaaataaaaaacattagcgtcaacattttaaaaaatgaagcacgtttcttaaaacaacttttcaaattctaaccaaaaagtaaatacttttctatggtaaaatattttgaaatttttggattGGGTTGCATTCTGGGGCCTCCGCTGTCTTCATTGCATGGAATACTTTTGCAACCGATTAAGAACCCAAGTTGTGTCTTCAAGCAGAGTTGGAGCAGGAGCTGCACAAGAAGCCCCAGCGGACCTGCATCGTCAAGATGATGAGCACCAGGAACCTGTGGAAGAACATTGTGGTGCTGTGCGTCAACTCGTGAGtctcttttgctttgctttgtctTTTTACCCTTCACATCTAACCTGCTCTGTTCGTGGAGATGAGATGACAAAATCATTCATAGTGAGAACGTTCGCCGTCAGGATGAAGACATAACATTTGATTGTACTTATCTGAGAAGTGAATTCAAACTGGATCAGTGAGTCATTTGTGGTCTCGGCGGTGCTTCAAAAGTAAACAAGATATTTGAGTTTCCAATGTGTTATTGAAGTCTGAGTTGATCGCATCTAAGCAAAGGTAAACACTTTTGCATATTCATTAGCAAGTGTTATTGATCCTGTAAGTTGGTCTCACCTGCGTCAATCAACTCCCGAGTCGGCTCTCGCTCCAAATGGCCTGTTTGTGCAGTTTGACAGGCTACGGGATCCACCACTGCTTCGCTCGCAGCATGATGGACCCCGAGGCGCAGCCCACCGCTTTGTGCCACACAGACTACTACACCATGGCTGGCATCGCCGTGGCGACCTGCGTGGCTCTCTGCCCCATGGTCGGGCTGATGGGCCGCCGCGGGGGGCTTCTGACTTTCATGATCATCACGGCGCTTGCGTCACTGCTGCAGCTGGGCCTGCTCAATTGTCAGTCAAAAGGCTTTATTTCTCTTTgctggacaaaacaaaaaacaacaacacaacttacttcacttaaaggggaagtcaacccaaagaattattattttttgacaatatgttctctAGTcttaatatggtattctggttaatattgcgttagtggaatacgagttaagcagcaaaatccagccgtttttatccgtcacagctcagcttcagaaaacaagtgagctgtgattggccgttgcctgagcaacagtgacgtcatcttcagtcgacagcaagtggcaaaatggccgcccccctgaaatggatcaaaatggctggattttgctgcaaccaatcacaggtctgcttcagaaaacaagtgagctgtgattggtcgttgcctgagcaacaatgACGTCATCGTCAcacgcgacagcaagtggcaaaatggctgcattttgcttcctaactcatattccacaaatgtaatattaatcagaatgtcatgttaagactagtgaggtcacatatattattttcaaggaatgtttaaggttgacttccacattAAATTTGTTTCTGcaggatataaataaataaataatcactgAAAGTCCAATTCAGTCTTCTTGATTTTGataataacgttttttttttttttcccgctctgCCCTCCACATGCCAACCACTGATGTGATCCAGTGATTGGAAAATACAGTCTTCGGTACGACACAGGTACGCTCCTCATGGTCTGCTTGGATACATCGCAATGAGAAATGTTGCCTGTTTTTTTCCTACGTGATTttccttctctctttatttattttactttattttttcctccGTGCAGTCCTGCGTGACAGCCTGAAGAGGAAATTCTCCGTGGCCTTCTCCATCATCGGCATGTTCTCTTCTCACGCTGTCAGCACCCTCAGCATTTTCTTTTGTGCTGAAATCACACCAACGGTCATCAGGTGAGTCTCAATCGATGTCCACATCTGATTCTGTGGGCGCCTGCTGTCACTTTTTgaccaaattattttattatttaaaaaaaaaaattgtgaatgaaAAGGACTCAAGCATATTTAAAgtgaaagccttttttttttttggttcatccGCATTTGTTGTCGTTGCTCGACGACGGTTGGTACACGTTGGAAACCTTCACGCTTACGTAGCGGCAAAAAAAGAGTAAGAAGAGACACTtgtacttattaatagtggcaaatcagatttttggaaataccaatatgtttgatatgtctgtttattattctatttttgaGAAAAGCATTTTGATTGGATGtaacaaatatgacacaaatcaaaagtcatttgTGGAAGTTGATCCCcccactttttgtttgtttgttcaaaaggaccaattaatattttatttaaaaatattcacaatgttctctcatatatttcatggttcaggcttgataaagtaaataaacaagACATAATAATACTGTTAGGTGAGTTTGATGGGTAACTTGCGCTTAGGATGGacgtattataaaaaaaagttcttgcCATGGATGCAGGGGCGGCGGTCTGGGCCTGGTGTTGGCCAGCGCCGGCTTCGGCATGCTGACGGCGCCCATCATGGAGCTCCACAACCAGAAGGGCTACTTCCTGCATCACGTGATCTTCGCCTGCTGCACGCTGCTGTGCATCAtctgcctgctgctgctgcccgaGCCGCGGGGGCAGCCGCTGCCCGAGACGCTGGCCGACGGAGAGACCTTCACCCGCCAGACCTTGCTCCATCCGGGCGAGCAGCACCTTCTTCTGGCCAAGGGCGACCGGGACTACTCGCGCGTGCACGACACGCCGCTTCACCTGTCGGCCACCGGCGGCGCCACCGTGGCGGCTGCCACCGCCCTGGCCGCCGTGCCCGCCTCGTACTCCTTGGCGACTGGTGGCGAGGTGATTGGCAACCACGCCATGGCCAACGGGGTTTGAGCACGACTGCAGTGAGTTGCTCGGCGATTAGCCGGAATTTGAAGGGAACTATTGGTTAGGAACACggttggcaaatccaggtccagaaagtcaaaatccTGCCGCACTtgagccccaggtgctagctagctagctagctcccatggtgctcatttagctgctagggagctagctagctagcaccaggggctaaagccaaactgtggcagggttttgactttctggacctgaatttgccacctctggttatgAACCGGATGATACAAAGTGAGGGTGGGATGTTGATGAAGATAAAGTTGTCATTTGTAGTCCAATTATTACTGTAAAATCCCGTGAATAACACTCAATTTGTCGACGAGTTGGGGGGTGCGGATCAAATATTTGGACAACACGTCAAGTACGCGTTACAGTGCCGCAATACGTACGAAGCTCACGGACATGTTTCATCCACTGAAACTCTTGTCGATGGGGGAGGACAGCGGCAAATTGGGGCCCCCCAAGGAACACATTTCggcccagaaaaaaaatacacacgtacggaggaccaaaactgccaaaattaaaaatgaataaaagtgaaaataaaaacggatataaaaaatatatttaaaaaagtaaatacaaaaaataaatgaaataaaaaaacaaatatatatatattcttaaatttaaaaaaaaagtacacaaaaaaaggaaattcaaaaaataaatagaaaaagaaatatataaaaataattatttgtgcGCCGACTCGCTCACTCAACAATTGAAAGGCAATTCGCAAAGGCCTAGTcgaacccaagacacgcttaggaccgccccctcgtTTGAATAATATTTCACCTGACAGAGCGTTTGCAGCACGAAATAAATGCAAGAGCAGAGCGTGTTTATTGATAATTAAttctatacatttattttttgagtcatttatttgtatgtataaaataatatatatatatattgtttttttaatttccatttatatatatatttttgtattttatccctttttattttcacttgtattcattttggcagttttggtcctccatacgcaCGGACAATGGGGCCCTACGCAGCAAATCGGgtacagtgggggggggggggatatttttAAGGATGATTTTGTTAATCACGGGATTTTACGGTAATtgaaaaattgcccaaaaatgtgatCTTGTTTGACAAAAGTCTTGCCAGGTCCAAGGAGCCGATGAAGGCAAACAGAGCAGCTATCAGGATAAGTTGCCATCTtctaattgttatttttttgcactacAAGTCAAGAGACACAATCAAGCGTCTGAAAGTCATTTCAGATGCAGGGATTGCCTCAACCACTATCACCGTTTTGCATG
This window contains:
- the slc22a23b gene encoding solute carrier family 22 member 23 isoform X1, with the protein product MAAGRPQAQDHPPENGFTPLDQPAPRLLPHIDASVLPSLGGFGRHQKQLVVLTWIPALFIGFSQFSDYFLLAQPNGTCLQPLANDSKWTAESYPATGVGTGDVPALQFQVNGTGDEDGDGGGDVLCACKERTLELHTGLSQNVVTKWNLVCDSAWKVHIAKFSLLVGSIFGYLVMGIMADWFGRHPVLIVSVLFMLVFGLSVAFSVNVTMFSTLRFFEGFCLAGLALSLYVLRVELCLPAWRFSMTMVASFLMVAGQLLMPGVAALCRNWPDRDDWQLLQIVIISPFVLMLPYVWIFPESLRWLLTTQHYRRSKDMMLRIARRNQVDMTSEPSRVLSELEQELHKKPQRTCIVKMMSTRNLWKNIVVLCVNSLTGYGIHHCFARSMMDPEAQPTALCHTDYYTMAGIAVATCVALCPMVGLMGRRGGLLTFMIITALASLLQLGLLNLIGKYSLRYDTVLRDSLKRKFSVAFSIIGMFSSHAVSTLSIFFCAEITPTVIRGGGLGLVLASAGFGMLTAPIMELHNQKGYFLHHVIFACCTLLCIICLLLLPEPRGQPLPETLADGETFTRQTLLHPGEQHLLLAKGDRDYSRVHDTPLHLSATGGATVAAATALAAVPASYSLATGGEVIGNHAMANGV
- the slc22a23b gene encoding solute carrier family 22 member 23 isoform X2, with translation MSGPTRDRTALCKSTRQWNLVCDSAWKVHIAKFSLLVGSIFGYLVMGIMADWFGRHPVLIVSVLFMLVFGLSVAFSVNVTMFSTLRFFEGFCLAGLALSLYVLRVELCLPAWRFSMTMVASFLMVAGQLLMPGVAALCRNWPDRDDWQLLQIVIISPFVLMLPYVWIFPESLRWLLTTQHYRRSKDMMLRIARRNQVDMTSEPSRVLSELEQELHKKPQRTCIVKMMSTRNLWKNIVVLCVNSLTGYGIHHCFARSMMDPEAQPTALCHTDYYTMAGIAVATCVALCPMVGLMGRRGGLLTFMIITALASLLQLGLLNLIGKYSLRYDTVLRDSLKRKFSVAFSIIGMFSSHAVSTLSIFFCAEITPTVIRGGGLGLVLASAGFGMLTAPIMELHNQKGYFLHHVIFACCTLLCIICLLLLPEPRGQPLPETLADGETFTRQTLLHPGEQHLLLAKGDRDYSRVHDTPLHLSATGGATVAAATALAAVPASYSLATGGEVIGNHAMANGV